The Anas acuta chromosome 7, bAnaAcu1.1, whole genome shotgun sequence genome has a window encoding:
- the SLC18A3 gene encoding vesicular acetylcholine transporter gives MAEAEAGAAGRARAAVARLSEAVGERRRRLGTAMGEARRQRRLLLLVVCVALLLDNMLYMVIVPIVPDYIAAMRGGGGAAGPAAPAGANESGGGGGNRSLLPARYPPATGGNEDVQIGVLFASKAMLQLLVNPLSGTLIDRVGYELPLLAGLAVMFLSTLTFAFAANYATLFAARSLQGLGSAFADTAGIALIADRYSEEPARSRALGTALACISFGSLAAPPFGGVLYQFAGKRVPFLVLAAVCLLDGLLLLAVEPPCGAGARANMPVGTPIHRLMVDPYIAVVAGALTTCNIPLAFLEPTIANWMTESMGASEWEVGLTWLPAFFPHVLGVYVTVRLAAAYPHLQWFYGALGMAIIGASSCLVPACRNFGQVIVPLCGICFGIALVDTALLPTLAFLVDVRHVSVYGSVYAIADISYSVAYALGPIVAGQIVHTMGFAQLNLGMGLANVLYAPVLLFLKNVCQMKPSHSERNILLEEGPKGLYDTIKMEERKGVGKSLRPVGETEENGTDSYRRDLTGVSEEDSSDYEYS, from the coding sequence ATGGCGGAGGCAGAGGCGGGGGCCGCGGGACGGGCGCGGGCCGCCGTGGCGCGGCTCTCGGAGGCGGTgggcgagcggcggcggcggctgggCACGGCCATGGGGGAGgcgcggcggcagcggcggctgctgctgctggtggtgtgcGTGGCGCTGCTGCTGGACAACATGCTCTACATGGTCATCGTGCCCATCGTCCCCGACTACATCGCGGCCATGCGCGGCGGAGGGggcgccgccggccccgccgcgcccgcGGGGGCCAAcgagagcggcggcggcggcggcaacCGGAGCCTGCTGCCCGCCCGGTACCCGCCGGCCACGGGGGGCAACGAGGACGTGCAGATCGGCGTGCTGTTCGCCTCCAAGGccatgctgcagctgctggtgaaCCCGCTGAGCGGCACCCTCATCGACCGCGTGGGCTACGAGTTGCCGCTGCTGGCCGGGCTGGCCGTCATGTTCCTCTCCACGCTCACCTTCGCCTTCGCGGCCAACTACGCGACGCTGTTCGCGGCGCgcagcctgcaggggctgggctcGGCCTTCGCCGACACGGCCGGCATCGCGCTCATCGCCGACCGCTACTCGGAGGAGCCGGCGCGGAGCCGCGCCCTGGGCACGGCGCTGGCCTGCATCTCCTTCGGCAGCCTGGCCGCGCCCCCCTTCGGCGGCGTCCTCTACCAGTTCGCCGGCAAGCGGGTGCCCTTCCTGGTGCTGGCAGCCGTCTGCCTGCTCgacgggctgctgctgctcgccgTCGAGCCGCCCTGCGGCGCCGGGGCGCGGGCCAACATGCCCGTGGGCACCCCGATCCACCGCCTCATGGTCGACCCCTACATCGCCGTGGTGGCGGGCGCGCTGACCACCTGCAACATCCCCCTGGCCTTCCTGGAGCCCACCATCGCCAACTGGATGACGGAGTCGATGGGGGCCAGCGAGTGGGAGGTGGGCCTCACCTGGCTGCCCGCCTTCTTCCCCCACGTGCTGGGTGTCTACGTCACCGTCCGGCTGGCTGCCGCGTACCCGCACCTCCAGTGGTTTTACGGGGCCCTGGGCATGGCCATCATCGGcgccagctcctgcctggtgcCCGCCTGCAGGAATTTCGGCCAGGTCATCGTTCCCCTCTGCGGCATCTGCTTCGGCATCGCTCTGGTGGACAcggccctgctgcccaccctggCCTTCCTGGTGGACGTGCGCCACGTCTCCGTCTACGGCAGCGTCTACGCCATCGCGGACATCTCCTACTCCGTGGCGTACGCCCTGGGGCCCATCGTGGCCGGCCAGATCGTGCACACCATGGGCTTCGCGCAGCTCAACCTGGGAATGGGGCTCGCCAATGTGCTCTATGCCCctgtcctcctcttcctcaaaaATGTCTGCCAAATGAAACCCTCACACTCAGAGAGGAACATCCTCCTTGAAGAAGGACCTAAGGGACTCTATGACACCATCAAAATGGAGGAGCGCAAAGGCGTGGGCAAAAGCCTGCGGCCAGTGGGTGAGACAGAGGAGAATGGCACGGACTCTTACCGCAGAGACCTGACAGGGGTGTCTGAGGAGGACTCGTCAGACTATGAGTACAGTTAG